GTTTGGGGAGAGTTCGCTGCCTTGCAGGCCCGCCACCAATTTTTAGGGCATTGGCGCTTTGGACTTTCTATCCGCTGCAAAAATCCGCCATTTTCTAATATCAACCCGCGCCAATAATAAAAACAGAATCGATCCCAAATAGAGAAGCGGTTCGATTTGGAAACCTTTGCGCAGCATCACAAAATGCAGCCCGCCTAAGATACAGATGCCATAGGTCAACCGATGCAATTGACGCCATCGTGCACCCAGCCGGCGTTGCGCAAAATTGTTCGACGTGAGCGCCAAAGGAATCAGCCCCAACAGCGCCAGCATTCCAATCGTTATGTAAGGGCGTTTCATTATATCTGCCCAAATCCGGTTTAGATCCCCGATATCGAGCAGGGCCCATGTCAGGACATGCAGGAGCACGTAGCCAAACGCAATCAGTCCAATTGCCCGCCGGAACTTAAACAGATTGATCCGCAAGACACGGCGCAGCGGTGTGATCGCCAGCCCCAGAATCAACATTTGCAACGCAAATTCGCCCAGCAAATGTTCCAATTTGGCAATCGGCTCTGGACCCAGCTCATTGCGAATACCGAGCATAATAAAATACACACCAGGCGCCACCCCAATAATATAAATAAGCCAAACAGGAAGTTTGCGGCTTAAATGGTTTATGTGCTCCACCACGCGCAGATCACCCCTCAACTCTCGGGCTTATTAGATAAATTTTGTCAGATCCATGTCTTTATACATCTCGGCAACATCCTCTTGATAGCCATTGAACATCAATGTCGGCTGGCGTTTGGCAAAAAGGCCACCTCCGATACGCCGCTCTGTTGCCTGCGACCAGCGGGGATGATCAACCTGTGGGTTCACATTGCTGTAAAACCCGTATTCCCGCGCATTCGCCAAAGACCAACTGGTGGGGGGCATCGTATCGGTTAAGGTAATCTTTACGATCGATTTGATGGATTTGAACCCATATTTCCAGGGCACCACCAACCGTAGCGGCGCGCCGTTTTGATTGGGGATTTGTTTTCCGTAAATTCCATTCGCCATCAGCGTCAGCGGGTGCATTGCCTCATCAAGTCGCAGGCCCTCTACATAAGGCCAATCGAGCACCGGGTAATTTTGTCCGCGCATCTCCTCAGGCCGATATAAAGTTTGAAATGCCACATATTTTGCCTGCGATTGAACCCCCGCCATATTCAAAAGATCCGCCAGTTCGAACCCGTTCCACGGCACCACCATTGACCATGCTTCGACGCAGCGAAACCGGTAAATGCGTTCTTCAATCGCCATTTTTTGCAGAATATCTTCGAGGTGATACACCGCGGGGCGATCCACCAATCCATTGATTTCCACGCTCCACGGTGCGGTGGTTAAAGCGCCTGCATATTTGGCAGGATCACTTTTTCCCGTTCCGAATTCATAGTAATTGTTATAGCTGGTAATATCTTCCCATTCATTCGGCTCCAGCTCTACAGCGCGTTGCGCTGCGCTTGACGCAGAGGTCAAACCACCTGCCAACCCAATCCCCGCCAGCCCGGCGAGCAAATGCCTTCTGTTTACAAAAACCTGCTCATCGGTCACCTCCGACTGTTTCAGATCAGCTCTCCAACGATGGGCCATAAAACATCCTTTTACACGTTTTCTCTGAATAACTTAGCGCGTTCTGCAGCATCTTCAAAAACAACCTTTTTCACAAAAGCGTGTTGTTTTAGTGAAGCACCGCATTCTGCGGCGTCACCGCCATAGGTTTCGCCACTTTTCCAGCAATCACAAGCCCTCCCTCCTTTGCGGAAATAGGCACCTGCTGATCCTCGGCAATTTGACCAGAGAGCAACAGCTCTGCCAAGGCATCTTGAACATGCCGCTGAAGAACCCGTTTCAGCGGCCGCGCGCCAAAGCTGGCATCATAGCCATGCTGCGCCAACCAGCTTTTGGCCTTCGCATCAACCTCAAGGGAAATATTGCGGCCATCAAGCCGCGCCTGTAGCCGCGCAAGCTGAATATCAACAATTGCCCCCATATGTGCGGGTTGCAAACGGTTGAAGACCACCATTTCATCAAGGCGGTTCAAGAATTCAGGGCGAAAGTGACCGCGTACGGCCGCCATCACGTCTTCATTCGTCGCAAAGCGATCCTGAGACTCGGGCGTGGAATTCAAAGGTTGAGAGCCCAGATTTGACGTTAAAATAATCAGAGTTTGTTTAAAATCAACGTGATGGCCCTGACTATCGGTAAGCATCCCCTCATCCATAACCTGCAATAATAGGTTGAACACATCCGGATGCGCTTTTTCCACCTCATCAAACAGCACCACTTGATAGGGACGTCGGCGCACTGCTTCGGTTAAGACCCCGCCCTCTTCATAGCCGACATAGCCCGGAGGTGCCCCGATAAGGCGTGCCACGGAATGCTTTTCCATATATTCCGACATATCGATGCGCACCATCGCGGCATCATCATCAAACAAGAATTGCGCGACCGCTTTCGTCAATTCAGTTTTGCCAACCCCTGTCGGGCCCAGAAACAAAAAGGACCCCAAGGGGCGATTTTCATCATTCAACCCGGCGCGCGCCCGCCGCACCGCGTTGGCCACAGCGGCCAAAGCAACATCCTGACCGATCACCCGCTGGCTTAGCGCGGCCTCCATGCGCAGCAACTTATCACGCTCTCCCTCAAGTATCTTGCTGGTGGGAATGCCCGTCCAACGCTCGACCACCGTGGCGATATGTTCGGGGCGTACCGCCTCTGTGATCAGCGCGCCCCCAGAGTCAGCGTGCTCGGCATCGGAAAGTTGCTTTTCCAATTGCGGAATAACCCCGTATGACAATTCACCCGCCCGCGCCAAATCACTTTGACGCGTGGCCTGGTCCAATTCCGCCCGCGCCCGATCCAATTGTTCTTTAATGCTGCGCCTGCCCGCCATTTTATCGCGCTCTGCCTGCCATTGCGCAGTTAAAACGGCGCTTTGATCCTGCAGCATCCCCAAAGCTTTCTCAATATCTGCAAGCCGCGCAAGGGATGCGGCATCATCTTCGCGGCGCAACGCTTCCACCTCGATTTGCTTTTGCAAAATTTCGCGATCAAGCGCGTCTAAGTTTTCCGGCTTGCTATCCACTTGCATCCGCAACCGACTGGCCGCCTCATCCATCAAATCAATGGCTTTATCAGGTAAAAACCGATCTGTGATATACCGGCTAGATAGAGTGGCAGCCGCAACCAGCGCCGAGTCGGAAATACGCACGCCATGATGCAATTCATATTTTTCTTTGATTCCGCGCAAAATGCTAACGGTGTCTTCCAAGCTTGGTTCGCTGACCATAAGCGGTTGAAAACGCCGCGCGAGCGCGGCATCTTTTTCAACATATTGCCGGTATTCATTCAATGTGGTGGCACCAATGCAATGCAACTCACCGCGCGCCAGCGCTGGCTTAATCATATTCGCCGCATCCATGGCGCCATCGGCCTTACCAGCCCCAATTAAAGTGTGCATTTCATCGATGAACAAAATGATTTCGCCCGCTGCGGCGGTGATTTCTTTTAAAATTGCGGTGAGGCGCTCTTCAAATTCGCCGCGATATTTGGCGCCTGCAATCAAAGCCCCCAAATCCAACGCCATCAGACGTTTATTCTGCAGAGATTCGGGCACATCACCGTTCACAATGCGTAAGGCCAAGCCTTCGGCGATGGCGGTTTTACCAACGCCCGGATCGCCGATCAAAACCGGGTTGTTTTTGGTGCGCCGCGAGAGCACTTGCATCGCACGCCGAATCTCTTCATCGCGCCCAATGATGGGATCGATGCCGCCAGAGCGGGCGCGCTCGGTCAGATCCAACGCATATTTATCCAAAGCTTCAAAACCATCTTCGGCATGCGCGGTTTCTGCAGTGCGCCCTTGACGCATCTCTGCAACCGCGCGAGTCAGGCTTTGAGCCGTAACGCCGCCCGCCGCCAACACGGCCTGCGCCGGTGATTTCACCAAAGCCAAACCCACAAGCAGGCGCTCGACAGTGACAAAGCGGTCCTGGGCTTTTTGTGCCTGATTCTGCGCCTCTGAAAGCACTTTTACAACGCTGCCATCAAGCCTTAACTGCCCTGACTCGCACGAAACTTTTGGCAATTTGCTAAGTTCAGCCTCGACAGCAGTGGCGATATCCGTAGGGCGCCCTTGCGCCCGCTCGATCAGATTGCGCGTCAATCCTTCGGGGTCATCCATCAAAGCTTTCAATAAATGTACCGGCATAAACCGTTGATGATCTTGAACCGTCGCCAGGGTTTGCGCATTTTGAATAACCCCGCGTGCGCGTTCCGTGAACTTGCTTAAGTCCATCGCACTCTCCTTTACTAAAGCGCCTATTACGTCAAACACCCGGTTTTCGGCACGTTTAGACATCAGGCCTTTCCAAAATCTGATATGGGCAATCGACCAATTGGTTTCAAGAAACTCAGATTATTTTAGTGATGACGCGTGACAAGCCATGCCGATCACGGGTCAATGGCTTGACGGCAAGCCCATGCCAAGCTTAGACCCGCAACAACCCAAAAAGGACCAAAAGAATGCCAGATTCCAGATTAATTGTTGCCCTTGATGTTCCCGATGCGCTTGCCGGATTGGCCTTGGCGCAAAAACTTGGCGATCAAGTGGGGTTTTATAAAATTGGGCTGGGCATGTTGACGGGGGGCGGTTTGGCGCTGGCCAATGAATTGAAGCAAGAGCACGGCAAACAGATTTTCCTTGATATGAAGCTGTTCGATATTTCAGCAACGATCGAACATGCCACGCGCGGATTGGCGCAATATGATATTGATTTTTTGACCGTTCATGGGGATCCGCATGTGGTCAGAGCGGCAAAAGCAGGCGCTGCGGGCAAGAATTTAAAGATTCTCGCCGTGACAATCCTGACCTCGCTTGATCGCGCAGATTTGGATGCTTGTATGATAAAAGGCGGCGCCATTTCTGAGCTTGTCATCGAGCGCGCCACCCGCGCACTAGACGCTGGCGCCGATGGGGTCATTGCCTCTCCGCAAGAAGCTGCCTTGATCCGCAGCCTTCCGATC
The sequence above is drawn from the Rhodobacteraceae bacterium IMCC1335 genome and encodes:
- the msrP gene encoding protein-methionine-sulfoxide reductase catalytic subunit MsrP gives rise to the protein MAHRWRADLKQSEVTDEQVFVNRRHLLAGLAGIGLAGGLTSASSAAQRAVELEPNEWEDITSYNNYYEFGTGKSDPAKYAGALTTAPWSVEINGLVDRPAVYHLEDILQKMAIEERIYRFRCVEAWSMVVPWNGFELADLLNMAGVQSQAKYVAFQTLYRPEEMRGQNYPVLDWPYVEGLRLDEAMHPLTLMANGIYGKQIPNQNGAPLRLVVPWKYGFKSIKSIVKITLTDTMPPTSWSLANAREYGFYSNVNPQVDHPRWSQATERRIGGGLFAKRQPTLMFNGYQEDVAEMYKDMDLTKFI
- the clpB gene encoding ATP-dependent chaperone ClpB, which gives rise to MDLSKFTERARGVIQNAQTLATVQDHQRFMPVHLLKALMDDPEGLTRNLIERAQGRPTDIATAVEAELSKLPKVSCESGQLRLDGSVVKVLSEAQNQAQKAQDRFVTVERLLVGLALVKSPAQAVLAAGGVTAQSLTRAVAEMRQGRTAETAHAEDGFEALDKYALDLTERARSGGIDPIIGRDEEIRRAMQVLSRRTKNNPVLIGDPGVGKTAIAEGLALRIVNGDVPESLQNKRLMALDLGALIAGAKYRGEFEERLTAILKEITAAAGEIILFIDEMHTLIGAGKADGAMDAANMIKPALARGELHCIGATTLNEYRQYVEKDAALARRFQPLMVSEPSLEDTVSILRGIKEKYELHHGVRISDSALVAAATLSSRYITDRFLPDKAIDLMDEAASRLRMQVDSKPENLDALDREILQKQIEVEALRREDDAASLARLADIEKALGMLQDQSAVLTAQWQAERDKMAGRRSIKEQLDRARAELDQATRQSDLARAGELSYGVIPQLEKQLSDAEHADSGGALITEAVRPEHIATVVERWTGIPTSKILEGERDKLLRMEAALSQRVIGQDVALAAVANAVRRARAGLNDENRPLGSFLFLGPTGVGKTELTKAVAQFLFDDDAAMVRIDMSEYMEKHSVARLIGAPPGYVGYEEGGVLTEAVRRRPYQVVLFDEVEKAHPDVFNLLLQVMDEGMLTDSQGHHVDFKQTLIILTSNLGSQPLNSTPESQDRFATNEDVMAAVRGHFRPEFLNRLDEMVVFNRLQPAHMGAIVDIQLARLQARLDGRNISLEVDAKAKSWLAQHGYDASFGARPLKRVLQRHVQDALAELLLSGQIAEDQQVPISAKEGGLVIAGKVAKPMAVTPQNAVLH
- the msrQ gene encoding protein-methionine-sulfoxide reductase heme-binding subunit MsrQ, with product MVEHINHLSRKLPVWLIYIIGVAPGVYFIMLGIRNELGPEPIAKLEHLLGEFALQMLILGLAITPLRRVLRINLFKFRRAIGLIAFGYVLLHVLTWALLDIGDLNRIWADIMKRPYITIGMLALLGLIPLALTSNNFAQRRLGARWRQLHRLTYGICILGGLHFVMLRKGFQIEPLLYLGSILFLLLARVDIRKWRIFAADRKSKAPMP
- the pyrF gene encoding orotidine-5'-phosphate decarboxylase translates to MPDSRLIVALDVPDALAGLALAQKLGDQVGFYKIGLGMLTGGGLALANELKQEHGKQIFLDMKLFDISATIEHATRGLAQYDIDFLTVHGDPHVVRAAKAGAAGKNLKILAVTILTSLDRADLDACMIKGGAISELVIERATRALDAGADGVIASPQEAALIRSLPISAGKLIVTPGVRPTGAALGDQKRVMTPAEAIAGGADHLVIGRPITAAHDPAAAAAAILAEIEAVK